CGGACCGCGAAGATGACCTACGACCCCGATTCCCGGCTGCTCGATCTGTATGCGAAGGCGGTGCAAAGAAAGTGACCACGTACAAAGACCGCGCTGCGGCACCCACCGGTCGGCTCACTCTGGCCGAAATCCTTGAAATCGTCACAGCAGGCGAAGTCCCGCTGAAGTTCACCGCGTACGACGGCAGCACCGCCGGTCCTGAGGACGCCGTCGTCGGGCTGGACCTCAAGACGCCGCGGGGCACCACCTACCTGGCCACTTCACCTGGCGAGCTCGGACTGGCCCGGGCCTATGTGTCCGGTGACCTCGACATGCTCGGCGTGCACCCCGGCGATCCGTACGACCTGCTCAGGGCCATGGCCGGCAAGACGGATTTCAAACTGCCGCCGGCTCGCGTGCTGGCCCATATCGTCGCCTCGATCGGCGTGGAACATCTGCTGCCCATCGCCCCGCCCCCGCAAGAGGCACTGCCGCGCTGGCGCCGGCTCGCAGAGGGGTTGCGGCACAGCAAGACCCGAGATGCCGAGGCCATCCACCACCACTACGACGTGTCGAACACGTTCTACGAGTGGGTGCTCGGCCCGTCGATGACCTATACGTGTGCGTGCTATCCGGATGCCGACGCCACCCTGGAGCAGGCCCAGGACAACAAATACCGGCTGGTGTTCGACAAGTTGCGCCTCCAGCCCGGTGATCGGCTGCTCGATGTGGGCTGCGGCTGGGGCGGGATGGTCCGTTACGCCGCCAAACACGGGGTGAAAGCCCTCGGTGTCACCTTGTCGGCCGAACAGGCTTCCTGGGCCCAGAGAGCGATCGAAGAGCAGGGCCTGTCCGACCTGGCCGAGGTGCGGCACGGCGACTACCGGGATGTGCGCGAATCGAATTTCGACGCGGTGTCCTCGATCGGGTTGACCGAACACATCGGGGTGGCCAACTACCAGTCGTACTTCCGGTTCCTGCAGTCCAAGATGCGGCCCGGGGCGCTCCTGCTCAACCACTGCATCACCCGGCCGGATAACCGGACGGGGCCGCACGCAGGCGGATTCATCGACCGGTACGTCTTCCCCGATGGCGAACTCACCGGGTCGGGGCGCATCATCACCGAAGCCCAGGACGTCGGCCTCGAAGTGGTCCACGAGGAGAACCTGCGTGAGCACTACGCGATGACGCTGCGCGACTGGTGCCGCAATCTAGTCGAGCACTGGGATGAGGCCGTGGCCGAGGTCGGGCTGCCCACCGCGAAGGTGTGGGGCCTGTACATGGCCGGGTCACGCTGGGGCTTCGAATCGAACGTTGTTCAGTTGCACCAGGTTCTGGCGGTCAAATTGGATGAACGGGGCGGCAACGGTCTGCCGCTGCGTCCGTGGTGGACTCCGTGAGTTCGCACGCGTATCGCGTCGGCTAACCCTTGTCGATCCGGCGCGCGCCCAGTTCGGTCTGCAGCAGCTCGATCGCCACTTCCTCCGGGTCGCGGCGCACCACCTCGGAGGTGTCGCTGTTCGCCTCGGCGAGCATGCGTTCCTCTTCCGCCTGCGGATCGGGCGCAGCGGGCGCCGGGCCCGCGGCCGGCACGGTCTCACCGGTGTCCGGCACACACCGGATCTGCCAGTCGACACCGAGCGCATCCTTGATCGATTCCCGGATGATCTCGGCGTTCTTCGTCTCCCCGAGGCGCTTCACGAGTGACTGCGCCGGGTGGCTGAGCACCAGCGTGTCACCGTCGACGGCGCGCACGATGGCATCGGCCAACATGGCGTTGACCGCCTTACTACGGCCGTTGACCTTCTCCCGCACCGTGTTCCACATGCTGCGGACGGCGGCCGCGTCGGGCTGACCGACCGCGGCGGCAACCGTCTGCGGGGCAACCGCGGCCGGTGCGGGTGGCGGGGCCGGCGCGGGCGCGCGCACCGGCTCGGGCTCCGGCGGCGGTTCGGGAGCAGGTTCGGGTTCGGGGGCGGGCGCCGGTGCGGGTGTGGGTACCGGTCGCGCCACGGGCTCGGGCTCGGGCTCGGGTGCAGATGGCGCGGACTCGGTGCGACTGGGTCGGACGAACTGCCGGGTCGCCGGAGCAGCCGGCGCAGGGTTCAGCTCATTGCTGGGGACCGAGACGTCCAGCCGCGTCTCGATGCGCTCGATACGTTGCAGCAGCGCCGCTTCGGTATCGCTGGCCGACGGCAGCAGCAGCCGGGCACAGACCACCTCGAGCAGCAGGCGGGGCGCCGTCGCACCGCGCATCTCCCCCAGCCCGGCGTGCACCACCTCCGCGTAGCGGGCAAGCGTTGCCGAGCCCAGCCGGGCGGCCTGCTCCCGCATACGCTCCAGCACATCGGCCGGCGCGTCGACGACCCCGCGGTCGGCGGCATCGGGCACCGCCTGCAGCACGATCAGGTCGCGGAACCGCTCCAGCAGGTCGGTGGCGAAGCGGCGCGGATCGTGTCCGGCGTCGATGACCGATTCCACCGCGCCGAACAATGCGGCCGCATCCCCCGCGGTGAGTGCATCGACCGCGTCGTCGATCAGCGCGACATCGGTGGCACCCAGCAGGGCCAGGGCCCGCTGGTAGACCACCCGGTTACCGTCGGCGCCGGCCACCAACTGGTCGAGCACCGACAGGCTGTCCCGGGGCGAGCCGCCCCCGGCGCGAATGACCAACGGGTACACGGCCTCGTCGACGGTCACGCCCTCGTCCCGACATATCCGCTCCAGCAGGCCGCGCATGGTCTTGGGGGCCAGCAGCCGGAACGGGTAGTGGTGGGTGCGCGATCGGATGGTCGGCAGGACCTTCTCCGGCTCCGTGGTCGCGAAGACGAAGATCAGGTGATCCGGCGGCTCCTCGACGATCTTGAGCAGCGCGTTGAACCCCGCGGTGGTGACCATGTGCGCTTCGTCGACGATGAAGATGCGGTAGCGAGACTGGGCCGGCGCGTAGAACGCACGGTCGCGCAGCTCACGGGTGTCGTCGACACCGCCGTGGCTGGCCGCGTCGAGCTCGACGACATCGACATTGCCCGGACCGTTCGGCGCCAGCGCCACACAGGAGTCACACGTCCCGCACGGTGTCGGTGTCGGGCCCTGCTCACAGTTGAGCGAGCGGGCCAGGATGCGCGCCGACGACGTCTTGCCGCAGCCGCGCGGCCCCGAGAACAGATAGGCGTGGTTGATCCGGCCGGCGGACAATGCCGTGGACAACGGTGCGGTGACGTGCTCCTGTCCGACGACCTCGGCGAAGCTTGCGGGTCGGTACTTCCGGTAGAGCGCCACGGTCAGCAGGCTACCGAGAAGGTGCGACTAATCACGAGCCAGCAGCGACTCGGTGGCCGCGAGCAGCGCACACGTCGACAAACCATCGATCGCCTCGCGCAGATCCGACTCGGCCGGAAAGGTGGGGGCGATCCGAATGTTCTTGTCCTCGGGATCTTTTCCATAGGGGAACGACGCACCCGCCGCGGTGACCGCGATGCCCGCGTCCTTGGCCAGCGCGACCGTCCGCTTCGCCGTACCGGGCCATACGTCCAGGCTGACGAAATAGCCGCCCTTGGGGTCGGTCCAGGACGCGATCTTGGACTCCCCGAGCCGGTTCTCCAGGATCTCGGCGACCAGGGCGAACTTCGGCGCCAGCAGTTCGCGGTGGCGCTGCATGTGCAGGCGGACCCCGTCGGCGTCCCCGAAGAACTTCAGGTGACGCAGCTGATTGACCTTGTCCGGGCC
This genomic stretch from Mycolicibacterium fluoranthenivorans harbors:
- a CDS encoding DNA polymerase III subunits gamma/tau, which produces MALYRKYRPASFAEVVGQEHVTAPLSTALSAGRINHAYLFSGPRGCGKTSSARILARSLNCEQGPTPTPCGTCDSCVALAPNGPGNVDVVELDAASHGGVDDTRELRDRAFYAPAQSRYRIFIVDEAHMVTTAGFNALLKIVEEPPDHLIFVFATTEPEKVLPTIRSRTHHYPFRLLAPKTMRGLLERICRDEGVTVDEAVYPLVIRAGGGSPRDSLSVLDQLVAGADGNRVVYQRALALLGATDVALIDDAVDALTAGDAAALFGAVESVIDAGHDPRRFATDLLERFRDLIVLQAVPDAADRGVVDAPADVLERMREQAARLGSATLARYAEVVHAGLGEMRGATAPRLLLEVVCARLLLPSASDTEAALLQRIERIETRLDVSVPSNELNPAPAAPATRQFVRPSRTESAPSAPEPEPEPVARPVPTPAPAPAPEPEPAPEPPPEPEPVRAPAPAPPPAPAAVAPQTVAAAVGQPDAAAVRSMWNTVREKVNGRSKAVNAMLADAIVRAVDGDTLVLSHPAQSLVKRLGETKNAEIIRESIKDALGVDWQIRCVPDTGETVPAAGPAPAAPDPQAEEERMLAEANSDTSEVVRRDPEEVAIELLQTELGARRIDKG
- a CDS encoding class I SAM-dependent methyltransferase translates to MTTYKDRAAAPTGRLTLAEILEIVTAGEVPLKFTAYDGSTAGPEDAVVGLDLKTPRGTTYLATSPGELGLARAYVSGDLDMLGVHPGDPYDLLRAMAGKTDFKLPPARVLAHIVASIGVEHLLPIAPPPQEALPRWRRLAEGLRHSKTRDAEAIHHHYDVSNTFYEWVLGPSMTYTCACYPDADATLEQAQDNKYRLVFDKLRLQPGDRLLDVGCGWGGMVRYAAKHGVKALGVTLSAEQASWAQRAIEEQGLSDLAEVRHGDYRDVRESNFDAVSSIGLTEHIGVANYQSYFRFLQSKMRPGALLLNHCITRPDNRTGPHAGGFIDRYVFPDGELTGSGRIITEAQDVGLEVVHEENLREHYAMTLRDWCRNLVEHWDEAVAEVGLPTAKVWGLYMAGSRWGFESNVVQLHQVLAVKLDERGGNGLPLRPWWTP